A region of the Acidobacteriota bacterium genome:
AGGTCTTGGAGCCCTGCCCCGTTCCGACGAGATGCAGGGCCGCTTGCTTGTCGAGCAGACCGGTCTCATCACAGAAGCGCGTCAGCTCTTTCGTGGCGATCTGCGCGAGGCGTCCTGCGAACAGATCGTCAACCGGAACGCCAAAGCCCTGCTTACGCCGCTCGATCAGTTCCGCCGGCACCAGGCCTTTCACGGCCGTCTTCAACAGGTGCTTCAGCCGACCGTTCGGCGCCTTGCGCGCGCTCGGGATGCTCATGGCCATGGTCACGAACTCGTGATCCAGAAACGGCACGCGCGCCTCCAGCCCCACGCCCATGGTCATCTTGTCGACGCGCATCAGCAGCAGCTCCGGCAGCCGCAGGCGCAGATCGATGTAACTCATCCAGTTCAGGTTGGACGTCTCGTGCGCCTTGCTCAGGAAGTCGGCGCGAATCGGCGCCAGCGCGTCCCAGGACGTCAGGTCCTTGAACTGGTTGCGCAGCCGCGAGCCAAGCAATCGGCGTTTCTCCGCGTCGGGAAACGACTCGGCGCCGCCCCAGAACAGCGGCTCGCCCCGCGAGCCGCGCCGAAGATACTCGTATTGCCACGCGTGATCGTAGCCGGCGGCCTTCAGCCCGGCCGCCGCCATTCCTTTGACAAAGCGCGGCACCGGCAGGTCGTCGTATTCCTGCCGTTCAAGTGCTTGTAGCCAGTTCGGATAGCCGATGAACAGCTCGTCAGCACCCTCGCCGAGCTGGCACACGATGGTGCCGCTCTCGCGGGCCAACTTCGCGACGTAGTGGACCGGCACGCACACCGGATCGGCGATCGGCTCATCCTGCAGGTGAACCATCCGCGGCAGGAACTCCACCACGTCATCGCGCGTGAGGCGACGCTCGTGATGCTCGGCGCCAATCCGTTCGGCCATCGATCGCGCGAAGTGCAGTTCGTTGGCATAGCCGGGATAGTCGCGGTCGTAGCCGATCGAGAAGGTGCGGACCGGCCGGCTTTCGCCCTCGGAGAACAGCGCCGCGTTGGTGCTGGAATCGAGACCGCCCGACAGGAACACGCCGACCGGAACGTCGCTCACCTTCCTGAGCCTGACCGAGATCCGCAACTCGTCCAGAATCCGCTCAGCCAACGACGCATCGTCGGCCTCAGCTATGGGCCTGGCGGCATCCCAGACATCCCAATAGCGCTTCTGGGTCACTCGACCGTCGGCCGTCGCGCGCAGCCAGGTCCCGGGCGACATTTTGAGAATGCCGTCAAACAATGTCTGGTTGCCCGGCGTCGTCAGGAACGAGAGGTAGTGAAACAACGCTTCTTCGTGGACGGCGCGACGCTGGCCCGGCACCTCGAGCAGCGCCTTGATCTCCGATCCAAAGGTCAACCGGTTGGCATCGACCGAGTAATACAGCGGCTTGATGCCGATGCGGTCGCGCACCAGCCACAGCGCCTGCTCGCGGGCATCCCACAGCGCGAACGCAAACATGCCGCGCAGGCGATGGACGACGTCGATGCCCCATTCCTCGAAACCGTGAAGAATGACCTCGGTATCGGAGTGGTCGGTCAGCCAGCGGTGCCGGCCTGATTTCGACAGTTCGGCGCGCACCTCGAGGTGGTTGTAGATCTCGCCATTGAAGACGATTCGCAGGTTGCCATCTTCGTTGGCCATTGGCTGCGAGGCGGAGGTCGCCAGGTCGATGATCGACAACCGGCGGTGGCCAAGGCCGATGCGGCCCGTAGGGTCGACCCACGTGTCGCCGCCATCAGGTCCGCGATGGCGCAACGTTTCGCGCATCGCCGTGACCAGGGGCTCGGACACACGACTCACGCCGTGGTCGAACGCCAGAACGCCGGCTATGCCGCACATGAAGGTTGGAAGAAACTACTCGTAGTCCAACAGGACGCTGCGGAAGGCGCGGAAGAAGGCGGCGCCCACCGCAAATGTAACCACGGCCATCGCGACGTAGATGCCGGCGACCTGCGGCGTCGGGAAGCGACCGAACAGCAGGCTGTCGCGATACACCTCGAGCAGGTAGTAGACGGGGTTCAGATACAGGACGGCGGCCACGTTGGCCGGGACCATGTCAGGCGTAAAACCAATCGGCGACACCCACATCAACAGGAACAGGAACAGGCTGATGAAATAGCTGATGTCCGGCAGGCCGACCGCAATGCTCGACAGGATCCACACGATGCCGAACAGCATCACGATCTGCAGCGCCCACACCAGCGGCAGCCACAGGATGTGCCACGACAGCGAGCCGTTGAGCGCCGTCAGTAGGATCACGACCGCCAGTCCGACCGCCTGGCTCACCGTCGCGACCAGCACCGCGCGCACCGGGACCAGCTCAATCGGCAGCATCACGTTCTTGACGAGGTGGATGTTCTGCTTGATCGACACCGAGCCCGACGTGATGGCATCGATGGTGCCCAAGTAGGGGATCAAACCCGTAAAGACATACAGCACGTAGTCGAGGCGGCTGAATTCGGCGAACCGCATCTTGAACACGACGAGGTAGACGAAGATGTAGACCGACAGCAGCAATCCGGGCTGCAGAATCAGCCACAACGGACCGAGCACCGATCCGGCGTACTTCTTTGAAAGCTCAACGCGCGTGATCGCGACGAGCAGGCGGGCGTTGCCCGCAAGCGTGCGGGTCATCGCGGCACTGCCGCCAACGAGGGCCGAAACAGGGTTAGCCATTAGCGTGCGGTCCGATCACAAAACGGTAGTCAGGCGCGGACGCCACGTCGGCCGTCACCGTGACGCCAATGGCGCGGCACGGCACCCGCACACCATACGACGGTGAGTACCACGCCTCAGAGAGGCTGACCTTCAAGTGCTGGGGCGCCCGCAACTCCCAGGTTCGGTCGGCGGCCGCAAGGGTGAACCGTCCGTCGCCGAGCTCGGCCACAACCACGCCCGGCCCCACGTGAAAGTGCCACGCCAGCTCATGCCTCCCGTCGCCGGTCAAGTGATCGGAGATGGTCAACGTGCTGGTGTCCTTGGAAAGGGTAAACGCTCGCTCGTGCTTCACGGGCGACGGCAGCCGTTCATAGCCGGTGTGGCGGCCTCGGTAGGTCGTCACTGCTGGGGAGTCTTCAAAGGTCAAGTGCTCGACCTTGGACGTCTCGAACATCCGGAAGAGGTAATCGAGCCGGACATCGTTCTGCTCGACGTCATCGATGCGAAGGGTGTTGTGATACCCGGTCATGCGGAACAGGTTCCTGGCATCGGGATCCGAGGTGTACACATAGCTGCCTGGATCAACAATCAGCGGCACGCCATTGGCGTGGAACTCAAACGACAACAAGTCGTTGTGCTTGTGGTTACCGAATCCGTTCGTGCCGACGCGACTGTTGGTGACCAACAAATACGTGCCCCCGGTGCGCGACACGGCGATGCCGGCGTGCGGAAACAATCGTGCCTCGTCTGCCACTGCCCCAGGTGCGGCAGGGGCGGCAATCGGTGCGCCCCACCACGCCGCTTCCCACAGTCCATCGTCGCCACCAGCTGCGTTCCAGGACGCTTCGCCCAACACGAACGCCGCCGAACCGGCCAGGTGCCGAGCGTCCTGTGGCTGCCACGTGCCGTAGTCCGTGAAGATGTGCAGACGGCCATCATCCGCGTCACCAACCTGGGGCATCAGGCCGTCTGGCCGCTGCACGGCAATCAGGAACTCGACCATCCGGCGCAGGCTCGCAAGGTACTCGGCCGACAGCGGTTGGCCTTCGAGTTCGGCGACCCTCGCGCCACCCAGGAACAGCTCGGCGACCAGGCGATGGTACGGGATGGACGACTCGTAGTCGGCGCCATCCTCGAGCACCTGCACCCGCATCTCCTGCTCGAGCCACTCGCGACCTTGCCGCAGCCACCGTTGGCCGGCGGCAAGGTCCTGGAACACGAGACCGACGCCGTAGAGCCCGACCACGTTACTCAGGAAGTGATTGCTGGTGACCTCGTACTTGTTCTCGAGGTTGCCTTCGATGAACACACCGACGTCGAACAGTGACTCGTAGGCGCGGGTTATCGCGACAGAATCAAACGCGGCCGATCGGCGGATCAGCTCGAAGGCCAGCGCCCAGTTGAAGGCACGGATGGCGACGTCCATGGTGCAAACAAACTGCACCCCGATGCCGACCGGGTTGGCGGCCATGAAGTCGCCGTGCTGGCGCACAATCTCGACAGCGTAGCGCTCATCGCCGGTGAGGCGGTACGCCTGCCCCAAGGTAACCCAGTGCTGGCAGCGGCCAATCTCCCACGGCCACTTGATGTCGGCCAGACCCGGTCGCATACTCGGATTCC
Encoded here:
- the asnB gene encoding asparagine synthase (glutamine-hydrolyzing), producing MCGIAGVLAFDHGVSRVSEPLVTAMRETLRHRGPDGGDTWVDPTGRIGLGHRRLSIIDLATSASQPMANEDGNLRIVFNGEIYNHLEVRAELSKSGRHRWLTDHSDTEVILHGFEEWGIDVVHRLRGMFAFALWDAREQALWLVRDRIGIKPLYYSVDANRLTFGSEIKALLEVPGQRRAVHEEALFHYLSFLTTPGNQTLFDGILKMSPGTWLRATADGRVTQKRYWDVWDAARPIAEADDASLAERILDELRISVRLRKVSDVPVGVFLSGGLDSSTNAALFSEGESRPVRTFSIGYDRDYPGYANELHFARSMAERIGAEHHERRLTRDDVVEFLPRMVHLQDEPIADPVCVPVHYVAKLARESGTIVCQLGEGADELFIGYPNWLQALERQEYDDLPVPRFVKGMAAAGLKAAGYDHAWQYEYLRRGSRGEPLFWGGAESFPDAEKRRLLGSRLRNQFKDLTSWDALAPIRADFLSKAHETSNLNWMSYIDLRLRLPELLLMRVDKMTMGVGLEARVPFLDHEFVTMAMSIPSARKAPNGRLKHLLKTAVKGLVPAELIERRKQGFGVPVDDLFAGRLAQIATKELTRFCDETGLLDKQAALHLVGTGQGSKTWYLLNLAMWWRHFIAGEALEVE
- a CDS encoding ABC transporter permease, which translates into the protein MANPVSALVGGSAAMTRTLAGNARLLVAITRVELSKKYAGSVLGPLWLILQPGLLLSVYIFVYLVVFKMRFAEFSRLDYVLYVFTGLIPYLGTIDAITSGSVSIKQNIHLVKNVMLPIELVPVRAVLVATVSQAVGLAVVILLTALNGSLSWHILWLPLVWALQIVMLFGIVWILSSIAVGLPDISYFISLFLFLLMWVSPIGFTPDMVPANVAAVLYLNPVYYLLEVYRDSLLFGRFPTPQVAGIYVAMAVVTFAVGAAFFRAFRSVLLDYE
- a CDS encoding alginate lyase family protein; this translates as MAPPSAMPAAAIGAPPPERWGEQIAALGVSTESWLQQRRAAGRLYADLPGEAVELLRARWPERAARLLAAADRVVAHEFDLLGSGPRAIADLARPVDGFGYRPIDWAVDPILGLRFPEGFPHKQWNPSMRPGLADIKWPWEIGRCQHWVTLGQAYRLTGDERYAVEIVRQHGDFMAANPVGIGVQFVCTMDVAIRAFNWALAFELIRRSAAFDSVAITRAYESLFDVGVFIEGNLENKYEVTSNHFLSNVVGLYGVGLVFQDLAAGQRWLRQGREWLEQEMRVQVLEDGADYESSIPYHRLVAELFLGGARVAELEGQPLSAEYLASLRRMVEFLIAVQRPDGLMPQVGDADDGRLHIFTDYGTWQPQDARHLAGSAAFVLGEASWNAAGGDDGLWEAAWWGAPIAAPAAPGAVADEARLFPHAGIAVSRTGGTYLLVTNSRVGTNGFGNHKHNDLLSFEFHANGVPLIVDPGSYVYTSDPDARNLFRMTGYHNTLRIDDVEQNDVRLDYLFRMFETSKVEHLTFEDSPAVTTYRGRHTGYERLPSPVKHERAFTLSKDTSTLTISDHLTGDGRHELAWHFHVGPGVVVAELGDGRFTLAAADRTWELRAPQHLKVSLSEAWYSPSYGVRVPCRAIGVTVTADVASAPDYRFVIGPHANG